In Hirundo rustica isolate bHirRus1 chromosome 2, bHirRus1.pri.v3, whole genome shotgun sequence, one genomic interval encodes:
- the MRPL39 gene encoding large ribosomal subunit protein mL39 isoform X2: MAGPWITRGLRVGSRYISTPAFSQLTPDEVVRMRNELFTKEKERQLSLHPRIEKIEVKYAGKLHPGSVFIMNKALSTPYNCAMHLSEWHCKNSVLAFVDGEIWDMYRPLTKSCEIEFLTFKDEDPEEVNKAYWRSCAMIMACVLKRAFKDDYSVNLVKAPEVPVISGAFCYDVVLDNKLNDWKPTNDDFCSLTRDARKLIHQDLPFETLCVEAKVAHEMFQHNIYKMEMIERKASQNMEGIVLLHRFGDFVDVSEGPHIPRTSFCFQYEITAAHNLQTDQSELIRRFQGVSLPVHLKAHHTVWHKLLERSKRLVTEEECLEAATQ, from the exons GGTACATCTCCACACCAGCTTTCTCTCAGCTGACACCTGATGAGGTGGTTCGGATGCGTAATGAGCTCTTCaccaaagagaaagagagacaatTATCTCTTCACCCACGAATTGAGAAAATTGAAGTGAAATATGCTGGGAAGTTGCACCCTGGCAGTGTGTTCATCATGAACAAGGCTCTGTCTACACCATACAACTGTGCCATGC ATTTAAGTGAATGGCATTGCAAGAACTCTGTTCTGGCTTTTGTGGATGGTGAAATCTGGGACATGTACAGACCGCTGACCAAATCATGTGAAATTGAGTTTCTTACCTTCAAAGATGAAGATCCAGAGGAAGTAAACAAG GCATATTGGCGTTCCTGTGCCATGATCATGGCATGTGTGCTAAAGCGAGCATTCAAGGATGACTACTCAGTCAACCTAGTTAAAGCTCCAGAAGTGCCAG TGATCTCTGGAGCTTTCTGTTACGATGTAGTTTTGGACAACAAACTGAATGACTGGAAACCAACAAAC GACGACTTCTGTTCTCTTACGAGGGATGCCAGAAAGCTAATCCATCAAGACCTGCCCTTTGAAACACTGTGTGTTGAAGCAAAAGTAGCACATGAAATGTTTCAGCATAATAT ATACAAAATGGAGATGATAGAAAGAAAAGCGTCTCAGAATATGGAAGGAATTGTACTGTTACATAG GTTTGGTGACTTTGTAGATGTAAGTGAAGGTCCTCATATTCCAAGGACAAGTTTCTGTTTCCAGTATGAGATAACGGCAGCCCATAATCTTCAGACTGACCAGTCTGAATTGATAAGGAGATTCCAGGGTGTGTCCTTGCCAGTCCATTTGAAG GCTCACCACACTGTGTGGCACAAACTGCTGGAAAGATCAAAGAGACTG GTCACTGAAGAAGAATGTTTAGAAGCAGCAACACAATGA
- the MRPL39 gene encoding large ribosomal subunit protein mL39 isoform X1: MLETPHHLFDLCCCLRVSCCDFVQAVQGPSVVTCWSCRCATLYILRQTGYISTPAFSQLTPDEVVRMRNELFTKEKERQLSLHPRIEKIEVKYAGKLHPGSVFIMNKALSTPYNCAMHLSEWHCKNSVLAFVDGEIWDMYRPLTKSCEIEFLTFKDEDPEEVNKAYWRSCAMIMACVLKRAFKDDYSVNLVKAPEVPVISGAFCYDVVLDNKLNDWKPTNDDFCSLTRDARKLIHQDLPFETLCVEAKVAHEMFQHNIYKMEMIERKASQNMEGIVLLHRFGDFVDVSEGPHIPRTSFCFQYEITAAHNLQTDQSELIRRFQGVSLPVHLKAHHTVWHKLLERSKRLVTEEECLEAATQ, translated from the exons atgctcgAGACCCCTCATCATCTTTTTGACCTCTGTTGTTGCCTCAGAGTCTCCTGTTGTGACTTtgtgcaggcagtgcagggGCCCAGTGTGGTCacttgctggagctgcagatgtGCTACCTTGTACATATTGAGACAGACAG GGTACATCTCCACACCAGCTTTCTCTCAGCTGACACCTGATGAGGTGGTTCGGATGCGTAATGAGCTCTTCaccaaagagaaagagagacaatTATCTCTTCACCCACGAATTGAGAAAATTGAAGTGAAATATGCTGGGAAGTTGCACCCTGGCAGTGTGTTCATCATGAACAAGGCTCTGTCTACACCATACAACTGTGCCATGC ATTTAAGTGAATGGCATTGCAAGAACTCTGTTCTGGCTTTTGTGGATGGTGAAATCTGGGACATGTACAGACCGCTGACCAAATCATGTGAAATTGAGTTTCTTACCTTCAAAGATGAAGATCCAGAGGAAGTAAACAAG GCATATTGGCGTTCCTGTGCCATGATCATGGCATGTGTGCTAAAGCGAGCATTCAAGGATGACTACTCAGTCAACCTAGTTAAAGCTCCAGAAGTGCCAG TGATCTCTGGAGCTTTCTGTTACGATGTAGTTTTGGACAACAAACTGAATGACTGGAAACCAACAAAC GACGACTTCTGTTCTCTTACGAGGGATGCCAGAAAGCTAATCCATCAAGACCTGCCCTTTGAAACACTGTGTGTTGAAGCAAAAGTAGCACATGAAATGTTTCAGCATAATAT ATACAAAATGGAGATGATAGAAAGAAAAGCGTCTCAGAATATGGAAGGAATTGTACTGTTACATAG GTTTGGTGACTTTGTAGATGTAAGTGAAGGTCCTCATATTCCAAGGACAAGTTTCTGTTTCCAGTATGAGATAACGGCAGCCCATAATCTTCAGACTGACCAGTCTGAATTGATAAGGAGATTCCAGGGTGTGTCCTTGCCAGTCCATTTGAAG GCTCACCACACTGTGTGGCACAAACTGCTGGAAAGATCAAAGAGACTG GTCACTGAAGAAGAATGTTTAGAAGCAGCAACACAATGA